One segment of Carya illinoinensis cultivar Pawnee chromosome 1, C.illinoinensisPawnee_v1, whole genome shotgun sequence DNA contains the following:
- the LOC122312564 gene encoding uncharacterized calcium-binding protein At1g02270-like isoform X1, translating to MVCEFSANCIPSSSSVTQTVSVGGAEQKEGSISCTTFNILAPIYKRLDQQEQVCISTTEISLLFSLYKLLWISLFLLGVEQNQCLRESDFRAFWMGRNRAILDWLLYESSSNIICLQEFWVGNEEIVRMYQERLGDAGYVSFKLARTNNRGDGLLTAIHKNYLSVLNYRELLFNDFGDRVAQLFHVQSVIPSLQNQKGNIPLEILIVNTHLLFPHDSSLSLVRLRQVYRILQFVESYQRENKLKSVPIILCGDWNGSKRGHVYKFLRSQGYVSSYDTAHNYTDSDADAHKWVSHRNHRGNICGVDFIWLCNPNKLLKPLRTSWAEAVFGIIKYLLRKTSLAEGDAFGFLKGENQGDFITYSAFCEALRQVNLIGLPFGLSFQETKDLWAQADINEDGIIDYEEFKQKIWNPTWSEQLEEHLETNIKSPKQGTDEKAIGFKVKNAVFFPREVEQGIWPENYSLSDHASLTVVFSPACLPCSRVQ from the exons ATGGTCTGTGAATTTTCAGCGAACTGCATACCATCGTCTTCTTCAGTGACGCAGACTGTGTCGGTGGGAGGGGCTGAACAAAAGGAGGGCAGCATATCATGCACCACTTTCAATATTCTGGCTCCCATCTACAAGCGACTGGATCAACAGGAGCAGGTCTGTATTTCTACTACTGAAATCTCACTATTGTTCTCGTTATATAAGCTTCTTtggatctctctctttttgttggGGGTGGAGCAGAATCAATGTCTTCGGGAAAGCGACTTCAGGGCGTTCTGGATGGGCCGGAACAGGGCAATTTTGGATTGGTTGCTTTATGAATCGTCCTCCAATATTATATGTCTTCAG GAGTTCTGGGTTGGAAATGAAGAAATTGTGCGTATGTACCAGGAGAGGCTCGGTGATGCAGGCTATGTTTCTTTCAAGCTTGCACGAACCAACAACCGTGGAGATG GTTTGCTAACAGCCATACATAAGAACTACTTAAGTGTTCTTAATTATCGAGAGTTGCTTTTCAATGACTTTGGAGACCGTGTTGCTCAGCTGTTCCATGTTCAGTCAGTTATCCCTTCTTTACAAAACCAAAAGGGTAACATTCCATTAGAAATCCTTATTGTGAACACCCACTTGCTATTTCCTCATGATTCAAGTCTCTCTCTAGTAAGACTGCGTCAG GTTTACAGAATACTGCAATTTGTGGAATCATATCAGAGAGAAAACAAGCTCAAATCAGTTCCCATCATACTATGTGG TGACTGGAATGGAAGCAAGCGTGGGCATGTTTACAAGTTCCTTAGGTCACAGGGATACGTATCATCATATGATACTGCCCATAATTATACTGACAGTGATGCAGATGCTCACAAG TGGGTTAGCCATCGCAATCATAGGGGGAACATCTGCGGTGTTGATTTCATTTGGCTTTGTAATCCTAACAAGTTGCTCAAACCATTAAGAACGAGTTGGGCTGAAGCAGTTTTTGGTATAATAAAG TACCTGCTCCGGAAAACGTCATTGGCTGAAGGTGATGCATTTGGCTTTCTCAAGGGTGAGAACCAGGGTGATTTTATCACATATTCTGCATTCTGTGAAGCACTGCGCCAG GTGAATTTAATTGGTCTTCCCTTCGGGCTTAGTTTCCAAGAGACAAAGGATCTGTGGGCCCAAGCAGACATCAATGAAGATGGTATTATTGATTATGAAGAATTCAAG CAGAAGATTTGGAATCCGACTTGGTCAGAGCAACTAGAGGAGCATCTTGAGACAAATATAAAAAGCCCTAAACAGGGTACTGATGAGAAAGCCATCGGTTTCAAAGTGAAGAATGCGGTTTTCTTCCCCCGAGAAGTGGAGCAAGGAATATGGCCTGAAAACTACTCTCTTTCTGATCATGCCTCACTCACTGTTGTCTTTTCACCTGCATGTCTGCCTTGTTCTCGAGTCCAATAA
- the LOC122312564 gene encoding uncharacterized calcium-binding protein At1g02270-like isoform X4, which produces MVCEFSANCIPSSSSVTQTVSVGGAEQKEGSISCTTFNILAPIYKRLDQQEQNQCLRESDFRAFWMGRNRAILDWLLYESSSNIICLQEFWVGNEEIVRMYQERLGDAGYVSFKLARTNNRGDGLLTAIHKNYLSVLNYRELLFNDFGDRVAQLFHVQSVIPSLQNQKGNIPLEILIVNTHLLFPHDSSLSLVRLRQVYRILQFVESYQRENKLKSVPIILCGDWNGSKRGHVYKFLRSQGYVSSYDTAHNYTDSDADAHKWVSHRNHRGNICGVDFIWLCNPNKLLKPLRTSWAEAVFGIIKYLLRKTSLAEGDAFGFLKGENQGDFITYSAFCEALRQVNLIGLPFGLSFQETKDLWAQADINEDGIIDYEEFKKIWNPTWSEQLEEHLETNIKSPKQGTDEKAIGFKVKNAVFFPREVEQGIWPENYSLSDHASLTVVFSPACLPCSRVQ; this is translated from the exons ATGGTCTGTGAATTTTCAGCGAACTGCATACCATCGTCTTCTTCAGTGACGCAGACTGTGTCGGTGGGAGGGGCTGAACAAAAGGAGGGCAGCATATCATGCACCACTTTCAATATTCTGGCTCCCATCTACAAGCGACTGGATCAACAGGAGCAG AATCAATGTCTTCGGGAAAGCGACTTCAGGGCGTTCTGGATGGGCCGGAACAGGGCAATTTTGGATTGGTTGCTTTATGAATCGTCCTCCAATATTATATGTCTTCAG GAGTTCTGGGTTGGAAATGAAGAAATTGTGCGTATGTACCAGGAGAGGCTCGGTGATGCAGGCTATGTTTCTTTCAAGCTTGCACGAACCAACAACCGTGGAGATG GTTTGCTAACAGCCATACATAAGAACTACTTAAGTGTTCTTAATTATCGAGAGTTGCTTTTCAATGACTTTGGAGACCGTGTTGCTCAGCTGTTCCATGTTCAGTCAGTTATCCCTTCTTTACAAAACCAAAAGGGTAACATTCCATTAGAAATCCTTATTGTGAACACCCACTTGCTATTTCCTCATGATTCAAGTCTCTCTCTAGTAAGACTGCGTCAG GTTTACAGAATACTGCAATTTGTGGAATCATATCAGAGAGAAAACAAGCTCAAATCAGTTCCCATCATACTATGTGG TGACTGGAATGGAAGCAAGCGTGGGCATGTTTACAAGTTCCTTAGGTCACAGGGATACGTATCATCATATGATACTGCCCATAATTATACTGACAGTGATGCAGATGCTCACAAG TGGGTTAGCCATCGCAATCATAGGGGGAACATCTGCGGTGTTGATTTCATTTGGCTTTGTAATCCTAACAAGTTGCTCAAACCATTAAGAACGAGTTGGGCTGAAGCAGTTTTTGGTATAATAAAG TACCTGCTCCGGAAAACGTCATTGGCTGAAGGTGATGCATTTGGCTTTCTCAAGGGTGAGAACCAGGGTGATTTTATCACATATTCTGCATTCTGTGAAGCACTGCGCCAG GTGAATTTAATTGGTCTTCCCTTCGGGCTTAGTTTCCAAGAGACAAAGGATCTGTGGGCCCAAGCAGACATCAATGAAGATGGTATTATTGATTATGAAGAATTCAAG AAGATTTGGAATCCGACTTGGTCAGAGCAACTAGAGGAGCATCTTGAGACAAATATAAAAAGCCCTAAACAGGGTACTGATGAGAAAGCCATCGGTTTCAAAGTGAAGAATGCGGTTTTCTTCCCCCGAGAAGTGGAGCAAGGAATATGGCCTGAAAACTACTCTCTTTCTGATCATGCCTCACTCACTGTTGTCTTTTCACCTGCATGTCTGCCTTGTTCTCGAGTCCAATAA
- the LOC122312564 gene encoding uncharacterized calcium-binding protein At1g02270-like isoform X3 codes for MVCEFSANCIPSSSSVTQTVSVGGAEQKEGSISCTTFNILAPIYKRLDQQEQNQCLRESDFRAFWMGRNRAILDWLLYESSSNIICLQEFWVGNEEIVRMYQERLGDAGYVSFKLARTNNRGDGLLTAIHKNYLSVLNYRELLFNDFGDRVAQLFHVQSVIPSLQNQKGNIPLEILIVNTHLLFPHDSSLSLVRLRQVYRILQFVESYQRENKLKSVPIILCGDWNGSKRGHVYKFLRSQGYVSSYDTAHNYTDSDADAHKWVSHRNHRGNICGVDFIWLCNPNKLLKPLRTSWAEAVFGIIKYLLRKTSLAEGDAFGFLKGENQGDFITYSAFCEALRQVNLIGLPFGLSFQETKDLWAQADINEDGIIDYEEFKQKIWNPTWSEQLEEHLETNIKSPKQGTDEKAIGFKVKNAVFFPREVEQGIWPENYSLSDHASLTVVFSPACLPCSRVQ; via the exons ATGGTCTGTGAATTTTCAGCGAACTGCATACCATCGTCTTCTTCAGTGACGCAGACTGTGTCGGTGGGAGGGGCTGAACAAAAGGAGGGCAGCATATCATGCACCACTTTCAATATTCTGGCTCCCATCTACAAGCGACTGGATCAACAGGAGCAG AATCAATGTCTTCGGGAAAGCGACTTCAGGGCGTTCTGGATGGGCCGGAACAGGGCAATTTTGGATTGGTTGCTTTATGAATCGTCCTCCAATATTATATGTCTTCAG GAGTTCTGGGTTGGAAATGAAGAAATTGTGCGTATGTACCAGGAGAGGCTCGGTGATGCAGGCTATGTTTCTTTCAAGCTTGCACGAACCAACAACCGTGGAGATG GTTTGCTAACAGCCATACATAAGAACTACTTAAGTGTTCTTAATTATCGAGAGTTGCTTTTCAATGACTTTGGAGACCGTGTTGCTCAGCTGTTCCATGTTCAGTCAGTTATCCCTTCTTTACAAAACCAAAAGGGTAACATTCCATTAGAAATCCTTATTGTGAACACCCACTTGCTATTTCCTCATGATTCAAGTCTCTCTCTAGTAAGACTGCGTCAG GTTTACAGAATACTGCAATTTGTGGAATCATATCAGAGAGAAAACAAGCTCAAATCAGTTCCCATCATACTATGTGG TGACTGGAATGGAAGCAAGCGTGGGCATGTTTACAAGTTCCTTAGGTCACAGGGATACGTATCATCATATGATACTGCCCATAATTATACTGACAGTGATGCAGATGCTCACAAG TGGGTTAGCCATCGCAATCATAGGGGGAACATCTGCGGTGTTGATTTCATTTGGCTTTGTAATCCTAACAAGTTGCTCAAACCATTAAGAACGAGTTGGGCTGAAGCAGTTTTTGGTATAATAAAG TACCTGCTCCGGAAAACGTCATTGGCTGAAGGTGATGCATTTGGCTTTCTCAAGGGTGAGAACCAGGGTGATTTTATCACATATTCTGCATTCTGTGAAGCACTGCGCCAG GTGAATTTAATTGGTCTTCCCTTCGGGCTTAGTTTCCAAGAGACAAAGGATCTGTGGGCCCAAGCAGACATCAATGAAGATGGTATTATTGATTATGAAGAATTCAAG CAGAAGATTTGGAATCCGACTTGGTCAGAGCAACTAGAGGAGCATCTTGAGACAAATATAAAAAGCCCTAAACAGGGTACTGATGAGAAAGCCATCGGTTTCAAAGTGAAGAATGCGGTTTTCTTCCCCCGAGAAGTGGAGCAAGGAATATGGCCTGAAAACTACTCTCTTTCTGATCATGCCTCACTCACTGTTGTCTTTTCACCTGCATGTCTGCCTTGTTCTCGAGTCCAATAA
- the LOC122312564 gene encoding uncharacterized calcium-binding protein At1g02270-like isoform X2: MVCEFSANCIPSSSSVTQTVSVGGAEQKEGSISCTTFNILAPIYKRLDQQEQVCISTTEISLLFSLYKLLWISLFLLGVEQNQCLRESDFRAFWMGRNRAILDWLLYESSSNIICLQEFWVGNEEIVRMYQERLGDAGYVSFKLARTNNRGDGLLTAIHKNYLSVLNYRELLFNDFGDRVAQLFHVQSVIPSLQNQKGNIPLEILIVNTHLLFPHDSSLSLVRLRQVYRILQFVESYQRENKLKSVPIILCGDWNGSKRGHVYKFLRSQGYVSSYDTAHNYTDSDADAHKWVSHRNHRGNICGVDFIWLCNPNKLLKPLRTSWAEAVFGIIKYLLRKTSLAEGDAFGFLKGENQGDFITYSAFCEALRQVNLIGLPFGLSFQETKDLWAQADINEDGIIDYEEFKKIWNPTWSEQLEEHLETNIKSPKQGTDEKAIGFKVKNAVFFPREVEQGIWPENYSLSDHASLTVVFSPACLPCSRVQ; this comes from the exons ATGGTCTGTGAATTTTCAGCGAACTGCATACCATCGTCTTCTTCAGTGACGCAGACTGTGTCGGTGGGAGGGGCTGAACAAAAGGAGGGCAGCATATCATGCACCACTTTCAATATTCTGGCTCCCATCTACAAGCGACTGGATCAACAGGAGCAGGTCTGTATTTCTACTACTGAAATCTCACTATTGTTCTCGTTATATAAGCTTCTTtggatctctctctttttgttggGGGTGGAGCAGAATCAATGTCTTCGGGAAAGCGACTTCAGGGCGTTCTGGATGGGCCGGAACAGGGCAATTTTGGATTGGTTGCTTTATGAATCGTCCTCCAATATTATATGTCTTCAG GAGTTCTGGGTTGGAAATGAAGAAATTGTGCGTATGTACCAGGAGAGGCTCGGTGATGCAGGCTATGTTTCTTTCAAGCTTGCACGAACCAACAACCGTGGAGATG GTTTGCTAACAGCCATACATAAGAACTACTTAAGTGTTCTTAATTATCGAGAGTTGCTTTTCAATGACTTTGGAGACCGTGTTGCTCAGCTGTTCCATGTTCAGTCAGTTATCCCTTCTTTACAAAACCAAAAGGGTAACATTCCATTAGAAATCCTTATTGTGAACACCCACTTGCTATTTCCTCATGATTCAAGTCTCTCTCTAGTAAGACTGCGTCAG GTTTACAGAATACTGCAATTTGTGGAATCATATCAGAGAGAAAACAAGCTCAAATCAGTTCCCATCATACTATGTGG TGACTGGAATGGAAGCAAGCGTGGGCATGTTTACAAGTTCCTTAGGTCACAGGGATACGTATCATCATATGATACTGCCCATAATTATACTGACAGTGATGCAGATGCTCACAAG TGGGTTAGCCATCGCAATCATAGGGGGAACATCTGCGGTGTTGATTTCATTTGGCTTTGTAATCCTAACAAGTTGCTCAAACCATTAAGAACGAGTTGGGCTGAAGCAGTTTTTGGTATAATAAAG TACCTGCTCCGGAAAACGTCATTGGCTGAAGGTGATGCATTTGGCTTTCTCAAGGGTGAGAACCAGGGTGATTTTATCACATATTCTGCATTCTGTGAAGCACTGCGCCAG GTGAATTTAATTGGTCTTCCCTTCGGGCTTAGTTTCCAAGAGACAAAGGATCTGTGGGCCCAAGCAGACATCAATGAAGATGGTATTATTGATTATGAAGAATTCAAG AAGATTTGGAATCCGACTTGGTCAGAGCAACTAGAGGAGCATCTTGAGACAAATATAAAAAGCCCTAAACAGGGTACTGATGAGAAAGCCATCGGTTTCAAAGTGAAGAATGCGGTTTTCTTCCCCCGAGAAGTGGAGCAAGGAATATGGCCTGAAAACTACTCTCTTTCTGATCATGCCTCACTCACTGTTGTCTTTTCACCTGCATGTCTGCCTTGTTCTCGAGTCCAATAA